Proteins encoded in a region of the Streptomyces akebiae genome:
- a CDS encoding SAM-dependent methyltransferase — MLVPLYEAVYRRLDVGTGTRLLGLGCGSGLALLMAAGRGAAVTGVESAAPERTALARERLRPESWRTRACAEPRVVEGDPEDVVRAPGEPGYNLVTAFEPIGCLAGDSEGLGELLAAATPQAEHGTPVVLAGWGPPERCTTSTVLRVATKLADPLRSAGSWRPAQRDDLEEVAQRAGLKPDGSGRVACPFGYANVDNAVRGLLSTGLFDAAIRATDQDQVDKELTEALHPHRRRDGTVWMPNVFRYLIARTP; from the coding sequence ATGCTGGTACCGCTGTACGAGGCCGTGTACCGGCGGCTCGACGTCGGTACCGGGACGCGGCTGCTCGGTCTCGGCTGCGGGTCGGGGCTCGCGCTGCTGATGGCGGCGGGGCGGGGAGCCGCGGTCACCGGCGTCGAATCGGCGGCGCCGGAGAGAACGGCACTGGCGCGGGAGCGGCTGCGGCCGGAGTCCTGGCGCACGCGCGCGTGCGCCGAGCCCCGGGTCGTCGAAGGCGACCCCGAGGACGTGGTCCGCGCGCCCGGTGAACCGGGCTACAACCTGGTGACCGCCTTCGAGCCGATCGGCTGTCTGGCCGGTGACTCCGAAGGGCTCGGCGAACTGCTCGCCGCGGCGACCCCGCAGGCGGAACACGGAACCCCCGTGGTCCTCGCCGGCTGGGGCCCGCCGGAGCGCTGCACCACGTCCACCGTGCTCCGCGTGGCCACGAAGCTCGCCGATCCCCTGCGCAGTGCCGGCAGTTGGCGCCCCGCGCAGCGGGACGACCTGGAGGAGGTCGCCCAGCGGGCCGGCCTGAAGCCGGACGGCTCCGGACGCGTGGCCTGCCCCTTCGGGTACGCCAACGTGGACAACGCCGTACGGGGGCTGCTGTCGACCGGCCTGTTCGACGCGGCGATCAGGGCCACCGACCAGGACCAGGTGGACAAGGAACTGACCGAGGCACTGCATCCGCACCGCCGCCGCGACGGGACGGTCTGGATGCCGAACGTGTTCCGCTATCTGATCGCGCGGACACCCTGA
- the ffh gene encoding signal recognition particle protein, with amino-acid sequence MFDTLSDRLSATFKNLRGKGRLSEADIDATAREIRIALLEADVALPVVRGFIKNVKERALGAEVSKALNPAQQVLKIVNEELVGILGGETRRLRFAKQPPTVIMLAGLQGAGKTTLAGKLGRWLKEQGHSPLLVACDLQRPNAVNQLSVVAERAGVAVYAPEPGNGVGDPVKVAKDSIEFAKSKVHDIVVVDTAGRLGIDQEMMQQAADIRDAVSPDEILFVVDAMIGQDAVNTAESFRDGVGFDGVVLSKLDGDARGGAALSIASVTGKPIMFASNGEKLDEFDAFHPDRMASRILDMGDLLTLIEQAEKTFSQEEAAKMASKLASKKGQDFTLDDFLAQMEQVRKMGSISKLLGMLPGMGQIKDQINNIDERDVDRTAAIIKSMTPAERQEPTIINGSRRARIAKGSGVEVSAVKNLVERFFEARKMMSRMAQGGGMPGMPGMPGMGGGPGRSKKQPKQAKGKQRSGNPMKRKQQEQEEAARRAAAAQGGALGLPGQQGAQDFELPDEFKKFMG; translated from the coding sequence GTGTTCGATACGCTCTCCGATCGCCTCTCAGCGACTTTCAAGAACCTGCGCGGCAAGGGGCGCCTTTCCGAGGCGGACATCGACGCCACGGCGCGCGAGATCCGCATCGCGCTCCTGGAAGCGGACGTCGCGCTGCCGGTCGTCCGGGGCTTCATCAAGAACGTCAAGGAGCGTGCGCTCGGCGCCGAGGTCTCCAAGGCGCTCAACCCCGCCCAGCAGGTCCTCAAGATCGTCAACGAGGAACTGGTCGGGATCCTCGGCGGCGAGACCCGCCGTCTGCGCTTCGCCAAGCAGCCGCCGACCGTGATCATGCTCGCCGGTCTCCAGGGTGCCGGTAAGACGACCCTCGCGGGCAAGCTGGGCCGCTGGCTGAAGGAGCAGGGCCACTCGCCGCTCCTGGTCGCCTGTGACCTCCAGCGCCCGAACGCCGTGAACCAGCTCAGCGTCGTCGCCGAGCGCGCCGGCGTCGCGGTCTACGCCCCCGAGCCGGGCAACGGCGTGGGTGACCCGGTCAAGGTCGCCAAGGACTCCATCGAGTTCGCGAAGTCGAAGGTCCACGACATCGTGGTCGTCGACACCGCGGGCCGCCTGGGCATCGACCAGGAGATGATGCAGCAGGCCGCCGACATCCGGGACGCGGTCTCCCCGGACGAGATCCTCTTCGTCGTCGACGCGATGATCGGTCAGGACGCCGTCAACACGGCGGAGTCCTTCCGGGACGGCGTCGGCTTCGACGGCGTGGTCCTGTCCAAGCTCGACGGTGACGCCCGCGGCGGTGCCGCCCTGTCGATCGCCTCGGTCACGGGCAAGCCGATCATGTTCGCATCGAACGGCGAGAAGCTCGACGAGTTCGACGCGTTCCACCCCGACCGGATGGCCTCCCGCATCCTCGACATGGGTGACCTGCTCACCCTGATCGAGCAGGCGGAGAAGACCTTCAGCCAGGAAGAGGCCGCCAAGATGGCCTCCAAGCTGGCGTCCAAGAAGGGTCAGGACTTCACGCTCGACGACTTCCTGGCCCAGATGGAGCAGGTCAGGAAGATGGGCAGCATCAGCAAGCTGCTCGGCATGCTGCCCGGCATGGGGCAGATCAAGGACCAGATCAACAACATCGACGAGCGCGACGTCGACCGCACGGCCGCGATCATCAAGTCGATGACCCCGGCCGAGCGCCAGGAGCCGACGATCATCAACGGCTCGCGCCGCGCCCGTATCGCCAAGGGCTCCGGTGTCGAGGTCAGCGCGGTGAAGAACCTCGTCGAGCGGTTCTTCGAGGCCCGCAAGATGATGTCCCGCATGGCCCAGGGCGGCGGCATGCCGGGGATGCCGGGGATGCCCGGCATGGGGGGCGGCCCCGGCCGGAGCAAGAAGCAGCCCAAGCAGGCCAAGGGCAAGCAGCGCTCGGGCAACCCGATGAAGCGCAAGCAGCAGGAGCAGGAAGAGGCCGCGCGCCGGGCCGCCGCGGCCCAGGGCGGCGCCCTCGGACTGCCGGGCCAGCAGGGCGCTCAGGACTTCGAGCTGCCGGACGAGTTCAAGAAGTTCATGGGCTGA
- a CDS encoding [protein-PII] uridylyltransferase, with the protein MTSTDVRTDAEDSGPSGYAAARLRLLQEGAQSGPPRRSALAELTDDWLAGLFGAGVAETRGVSLVAVGGYGRGELSPRSDLDLLLLHDGSDEQAVAALADRIWYPVWDLGLALDHSVRTPAEARKTAGEDLKVQLGLLDARHIAGDLGLTAGLRTSVLADWRNQAPKRLPELQELCAERAERQGELQYLLEPDLKEARGGLRDATALRAVAASWLADAPREGLADARRRLLDVRDALHLTTGRATDRLALQEQDQVAAELGLLDADTLLRQVYEAARVISYASDVTWREVGRVLRSRAVRPRLRAMLGGGKPAPERSPLAEGVVEQDGEVVLARAARPERDPVLPLRAAAAAAQAGLPLSLHAVRRLAATARPLPTPWPAEAREQLVTLLGSGRPTVDVWEALEAEGLITDLLPDWERVRCRPQRNAVHIWTVDRHLIETAVQASEMTRRVHRPDLLLVAALLHDIGKGWPGDHSVAGEIIAKDVAARIGFDRDDVAVLSTLVRHHLLLVDTATRRDLEDPATVRSVADAVGSPGTLELLHALTESDALATGPAAWSSWRASLVSELVQRVDALFAGDAPEEPEPGETSAEQERLAIEAFRTGGPVLSLRAQTEAAAEEKDEKADPEPLGVELLIAVPDQAGVLPAVAGVLAMHRLTVRTAELRTFDLPDGVEGSVLLLNWRVAAEYGSLPQAARLRADLVRALDGSLDIAGRLAERDAAYPRRRGVVAPPPRVTVAAAASRHATVIEVRAQDAPGLLHRIGRALEDAHVRVRSAHVSTLGANAVDAFYVTGPKGAPLPGDEAASVARKLEETLRG; encoded by the coding sequence GTGACGAGTACGGACGTACGTACGGATGCAGAGGACTCGGGACCCAGCGGCTACGCGGCGGCCCGGCTGCGCCTCCTCCAGGAGGGGGCGCAGTCCGGGCCGCCGCGCCGTTCGGCCCTGGCCGAGCTGACCGACGACTGGCTGGCCGGCCTCTTCGGGGCGGGGGTCGCCGAGACGCGCGGGGTCTCCCTCGTGGCCGTCGGAGGCTACGGGCGGGGCGAACTCTCGCCCCGCAGCGACCTGGATCTGCTGCTCCTGCACGACGGGTCCGACGAGCAGGCGGTGGCCGCGCTGGCCGACCGCATCTGGTACCCCGTCTGGGATCTGGGGCTGGCCCTCGACCACTCCGTGCGCACCCCCGCCGAGGCCCGCAAGACGGCCGGCGAGGACCTCAAGGTGCAACTCGGGCTGCTGGACGCCCGCCATATCGCCGGTGACCTGGGCCTGACCGCCGGCCTGCGGACCTCCGTCCTCGCCGACTGGCGCAACCAGGCGCCCAAACGCCTCCCGGAGCTCCAGGAGCTGTGCGCCGAGCGGGCCGAGCGGCAGGGGGAGCTGCAGTACCTGCTGGAACCCGACCTCAAGGAGGCGCGCGGCGGGTTGCGGGATGCCACCGCCCTGCGCGCCGTCGCCGCCTCCTGGCTCGCCGACGCCCCGCGCGAGGGGCTCGCCGACGCCCGGCGCCGCCTCCTCGACGTCCGCGACGCGCTCCACCTCACCACCGGGCGCGCGACCGACCGGCTCGCGCTCCAGGAACAGGACCAGGTCGCCGCCGAGCTGGGGCTGCTGGACGCCGACACCCTGCTGCGCCAGGTGTACGAGGCCGCGCGGGTCATCTCGTACGCCAGTGACGTGACCTGGCGCGAAGTGGGGCGCGTGCTGCGCTCTCGCGCCGTGCGGCCCCGGCTGCGCGCCATGCTCGGCGGGGGCAAGCCGGCTCCTGAGCGGTCGCCGCTGGCCGAGGGCGTCGTCGAGCAGGACGGCGAGGTCGTGCTCGCGCGCGCCGCCCGGCCGGAGCGGGACCCGGTGCTGCCCCTGCGCGCCGCCGCGGCTGCCGCCCAGGCCGGACTGCCGCTGTCCCTGCACGCCGTACGCCGCCTCGCGGCCACCGCCCGGCCGCTGCCGACGCCCTGGCCGGCGGAGGCGCGCGAGCAACTCGTCACCCTGCTGGGCTCCGGGCGTCCGACCGTCGACGTCTGGGAGGCGCTGGAGGCCGAAGGCCTGATCACCGACCTGCTGCCCGACTGGGAGCGGGTGCGCTGCCGGCCGCAGCGCAACGCCGTGCACATCTGGACCGTCGACCGGCACCTGATCGAGACCGCGGTCCAGGCCTCCGAGATGACCCGCCGGGTGCACCGGCCCGACCTCCTGCTCGTCGCCGCGCTGCTGCACGACATCGGCAAGGGCTGGCCCGGCGACCACTCCGTCGCCGGCGAGATCATCGCCAAGGACGTGGCCGCCAGGATCGGCTTCGACCGTGACGACGTGGCGGTCCTGTCCACCCTCGTCCGGCACCATCTGCTGCTCGTCGACACCGCCACCCGGCGCGATCTGGAGGATCCGGCCACCGTCCGTTCGGTGGCCGACGCCGTCGGATCGCCGGGCACGCTCGAACTGCTGCACGCGCTGACCGAGTCGGACGCGCTGGCGACCGGTCCCGCCGCCTGGTCGTCGTGGCGGGCCTCACTCGTCTCCGAACTGGTCCAACGGGTCGACGCGCTGTTCGCCGGGGACGCCCCGGAGGAGCCGGAGCCCGGGGAGACCAGCGCCGAGCAGGAGCGGCTCGCCATCGAGGCGTTCCGCACGGGCGGGCCGGTGCTCTCGCTGCGCGCGCAGACGGAGGCCGCCGCCGAGGAGAAGGACGAGAAGGCCGACCCGGAGCCGCTCGGGGTCGAACTCCTCATCGCCGTGCCCGACCAGGCGGGCGTCCTGCCCGCGGTCGCCGGCGTGCTCGCCATGCACCGGCTCACCGTGCGCACGGCCGAACTGCGGACCTTCGACCTCCCGGACGGCGTCGAGGGCTCGGTCCTGCTGCTGAACTGGCGGGTGGCCGCCGAGTACGGCTCGTTGCCGCAGGCCGCCCGGCTCCGCGCCGACCTCGTACGGGCGTTGGACGGCTCCCTGGACATCGCCGGGCGACTGGCCGAGCGGGACGCGGCCTACCCCCGGCGGCGGGGCGTGGTCGCGCCCCCGCCACGCGTCACGGTGGCCGCGGCGGCCTCCCGGCACGCCACCGTGATCGAGGTCCGCGCCCAGGACGCGCCGGGGCTCCTGCACCGGATCGGACGGGCTCTGGAGGACGCGCACGTACGGGTGCGCAGCGCGCACGTCAGCACGCTGGGCGCCAACGCCGTGGACGCCTTCTACGTCACCGGACCGAAGGGGGCGCCGCTGCCGGGCGACGAGGCGGCTTCGGTGGCGCGCAAGCTGGAGGAGACCCTGCGCGGCTGA
- a CDS encoding P-II family nitrogen regulator translates to MKLITAVVKPHRLDEIKEALQAFGVHGLTVTEASGYGRQRGHTEVYRGAEYTVDLVPKIRIEVLAEDDDAEQLIDVIVKAARTGKIGDGKVWSLPVETAVRVRTGERGPDAL, encoded by the coding sequence ATGAAGCTGATCACCGCGGTCGTCAAGCCGCACCGGCTCGACGAGATCAAGGAAGCCCTGCAGGCCTTCGGGGTGCACGGACTTACGGTGACCGAGGCCAGTGGGTACGGTCGGCAGCGGGGACACACCGAGGTGTACCGCGGCGCGGAGTACACGGTCGACCTGGTTCCCAAGATCCGGATCGAGGTACTGGCCGAGGACGACGACGCCGAACAGCTGATCGATGTCATCGTCAAGGCCGCCCGCACCGGCAAGATCGGTGACGGCAAGGTCTGGTCCCTGCCGGTCGAGACGGCCGTAAGGGTCCGGACCGGCGAGCGCGGCCCGGACGCGCTCTGA
- a CDS encoding ammonium transporter, which yields MNGTDTGFVLISAALVMVMTPGLALFYGGMVRAKSVLNMLMMSFISLGIVSILWVLYGYSLAFSGDQGGFIGNLDAIGLKGIDAASTVDSFVAGANGEPHKIAAFAFILFQMLFAVITPALMSGALADRVKFGAWMIFVTLWVTLVYFPVAHWVWAPGGWLFELGVIDFAGGTAVHINAGIGALAAVLVVGKRIGFKKDPMRPHSLPLVLIGTALLWFGWFGFNAGSWLGVDGTTARMAINTQIATAAAIIGWLIYERIRHGAFTTLGACSGAVAGLVAITPSGGHVNAFGAILIGVVAGALCSWAVSLKYKLGYDDSLDVVGVHLVGGVIGTLMVGFLATDGIGGLDQFGKQATGAFSVMGYTFVVTWIIAFAIQKTIGFRASEEDEMTGVDQALHAETAYDFSSAAGSHISASTTSSVAATTESKKVEA from the coding sequence TTGAACGGCACAGATACCGGATTCGTATTGATCAGTGCGGCGCTCGTCATGGTGATGACGCCGGGCCTGGCGCTCTTCTACGGCGGCATGGTTCGTGCCAAGAGCGTGCTGAACATGCTGATGATGTCCTTCATCTCGCTGGGCATCGTCAGCATCCTGTGGGTGCTGTACGGCTACTCGCTCGCCTTCAGCGGTGACCAGGGCGGCTTCATCGGCAACCTGGACGCGATCGGCCTCAAGGGCATCGACGCCGCCAGCACGGTCGACAGCTTCGTCGCCGGCGCGAACGGCGAACCGCACAAGATCGCCGCGTTCGCCTTCATCCTCTTCCAGATGCTGTTCGCGGTCATCACGCCGGCCCTGATGAGCGGCGCGCTCGCCGACCGCGTCAAGTTCGGCGCCTGGATGATCTTCGTCACGCTCTGGGTCACCCTGGTGTACTTCCCGGTCGCGCACTGGGTCTGGGCGCCGGGCGGCTGGCTCTTCGAGCTGGGCGTCATCGACTTCGCCGGTGGTACGGCGGTCCACATCAACGCCGGTATCGGCGCACTCGCCGCGGTCCTCGTCGTGGGCAAGCGGATCGGCTTCAAGAAGGACCCGATGCGGCCGCACAGCCTGCCGCTGGTCCTGATCGGCACCGCCCTGCTCTGGTTCGGCTGGTTCGGCTTCAACGCCGGCTCCTGGCTCGGTGTCGACGGCACGACCGCCCGCATGGCCATCAACACGCAGATCGCGACCGCCGCGGCCATCATCGGCTGGCTGATCTACGAGCGCATCCGCCACGGCGCGTTCACCACCCTCGGTGCCTGCTCCGGTGCTGTCGCGGGTCTCGTCGCGATCACCCCGTCCGGCGGTCACGTCAACGCCTTCGGCGCCATCCTGATCGGTGTCGTCGCCGGTGCCCTCTGCTCCTGGGCCGTCAGCCTCAAGTACAAGCTCGGCTACGACGACTCCCTCGACGTCGTGGGTGTCCACCTGGTCGGTGGTGTCATCGGCACCCTGATGGTCGGCTTCCTCGCCACCGACGGGATCGGCGGCCTCGACCAGTTCGGCAAGCAGGCCACCGGTGCCTTCTCCGTCATGGGCTACACCTTCGTGGTGACCTGGATCATCGCCTTCGCCATCCAGAAGACGATCGGCTTCCGGGCGTCCGAGGAGGACGAGATGACCGGCGTCGACCAGGCGCTGCACGCCGAGACCGCGTACGACTTCAGCTCGGCCGCCGGTTCGCACATCTCCGCCAGCACCACGAGCAGCGTCGCTGCCACCACTGAGAGCAAGAAGGTCGAGGCATGA
- the nsdA gene encoding transcriptional repressor NsdA yields MGGNGGSGTNAEKRPNELLGSWFVRSGWSKGELARQVNRRARQLGANHISTDTSRVRRWLDGENPREPIPRILSELFSERFGCVVAVEDLGLRAAHQAPSVSGVDLPWTGPQTVALISEFSRSDLMLARRGFLGSSLALSAGPALIEPMQRWLVPSPPAPRTEPEPSPAARRAGRLSRPELDLLESTTVMFRQWDAQCGGGLRRKAVVGQLHEVTDLLQEPQSEATTRRLFKVAAELAELAGWMSYDIGLQPTAQKYFVLALHAAKEAGDKPLGSYVLSSMSRQMIHLGRPDDALELIHLAQYGSRDCAGPRTQSMLYAMEARAYANMGQPGKCKRAVRMAEDVFADAEEWDDPDPDWIRFFNEAELHGENSHSYRDLAYVAGRSPTYASLAEPVMRRAVDLFATDTEHQRSYALNLIGMATVHLLQREPEQGAAMAKEAMDVARKVRSERVNTRIRKTVDTAVRDFGGLAEVVDLTDQLAVHLPETAEAV; encoded by the coding sequence GTGGGCGGCAACGGCGGAAGTGGCACGAACGCTGAGAAGCGCCCGAACGAACTGCTCGGTTCGTGGTTCGTCCGCAGCGGATGGTCCAAGGGCGAGCTCGCGCGGCAGGTGAACCGTCGGGCCCGTCAGCTCGGCGCCAACCACATCTCCACCGACACCTCGCGCGTACGACGGTGGCTCGACGGGGAGAACCCGCGCGAGCCGATCCCGCGGATCCTGTCCGAGCTGTTCTCCGAGCGGTTCGGCTGTGTCGTCGCCGTGGAGGATCTGGGTCTGCGCGCGGCGCACCAGGCCCCGTCCGTCTCCGGTGTCGACCTGCCCTGGACGGGCCCGCAGACCGTGGCGCTGATCAGCGAGTTCTCGCGCAGCGACCTGATGCTGGCGCGGCGCGGCTTCCTCGGGAGCTCGCTCGCCCTCTCCGCGGGTCCGGCCCTCATCGAGCCGATGCAGCGCTGGCTGGTCCCCTCGCCCCCCGCCCCGCGCACGGAGCCGGAGCCGTCGCCCGCCGCCCGCCGCGCCGGCCGGCTCTCCCGGCCGGAGCTGGACCTCCTCGAATCCACGACGGTGATGTTCCGGCAGTGGGACGCCCAGTGCGGCGGCGGTCTGCGCCGTAAGGCGGTCGTCGGCCAGCTGCACGAGGTGACCGACCTCCTCCAGGAGCCGCAGTCCGAGGCCACCACCCGGAGGCTGTTCAAGGTCGCCGCCGAACTGGCCGAGCTGGCCGGCTGGATGAGCTACGACATCGGCCTCCAGCCCACCGCACAGAAGTACTTCGTCCTCGCCCTGCACGCGGCCAAGGAGGCGGGCGACAAGCCTCTCGGTTCGTACGTCCTGTCCAGCATGAGCCGGCAGATGATCCACCTCGGCCGCCCCGACGACGCGCTCGAACTGATCCATCTCGCCCAGTACGGCAGCCGTGACTGTGCTGGCCCGCGCACCCAGTCGATGCTGTATGCGATGGAGGCCCGGGCCTACGCCAACATGGGCCAGCCCGGGAAGTGCAAACGGGCCGTCCGGATGGCCGAGGACGTCTTCGCGGACGCCGAGGAGTGGGACGACCCGGATCCCGACTGGATCCGCTTCTTCAACGAGGCCGAACTGCACGGCGAGAACAGCCACTCCTACCGCGACCTCGCCTATGTCGCGGGCCGCAGCCCCACCTACGCCTCCCTCGCCGAGCCCGTGATGCGCCGGGCCGTCGACCTCTTCGCCACGGACACCGAGCACCAGCGGTCGTACGCGCTGAACCTCATCGGCATGGCCACCGTGCACCTGCTCCAGCGTGAGCCCGAGCAGGGCGCCGCCATGGCCAAGGAGGCCATGGACGTCGCCCGCAAGGTCCGCTCCGAGCGCGTCAACACCCGCATCCGCAAGACCGTGGACACGGCCGTACGCGATTTCGGTGGTCTCGCCGAGGTCGTCGACCTCACCGACCAGCTCGCCGTCCACCTCCCCGAGACCGCCGAAGCGGTCTGA
- a CDS encoding bifunctional DNA primase/polymerase — MGFTIGGIREMRSGTRRRGRSSECTAVAEFTGLWGWDVVPGARTASGACSCGRTTCSAPGAHPLGFAAPIPAGATLDAVTEAWAEFPGASVMLPVGRSFDVIEVAESAGRHALVRLERMGLPLGPVIATPEGRAHFFVAPGAAAELPSLLYRMGWDDPSALDLRGLGPGTHVTAPPSDRGGLGPVRWLRSPALDSATRPPAARLLLGTLAYVAHRSRA; from the coding sequence ATGGGCTTCACGATCGGTGGCATCCGGGAGATGCGATCCGGCACGCGTCGACGCGGCCGCTCCTCGGAGTGCACGGCCGTGGCCGAGTTCACCGGCCTCTGGGGATGGGACGTCGTCCCCGGCGCGCGGACGGCTTCGGGCGCGTGCTCGTGCGGCAGGACCACCTGCTCCGCGCCCGGCGCACATCCCCTCGGCTTCGCGGCTCCCATCCCCGCCGGAGCGACGCTCGACGCGGTGACCGAGGCCTGGGCCGAGTTCCCCGGCGCCTCCGTGATGTTGCCGGTGGGCCGCTCGTTCGACGTGATCGAGGTCGCCGAGTCGGCCGGGCGGCACGCGCTGGTCCGCCTGGAACGCATGGGCCTCCCCCTCGGCCCGGTGATCGCCACCCCCGAGGGCCGCGCCCACTTCTTCGTCGCTCCCGGCGCCGCCGCCGAGCTGCCCTCACTGCTCTACCGCATGGGCTGGGACGACCCCTCGGCCCTGGACCTGCGCGGCCTCGGCCCCGGCACCCATGTCACCGCCCCGCCCTCCGACCGCGGCGGCCTCGGCCCGGTCCGCTGGCTCCGCTCCCCCGCGCTCGACTCGGCGACCAGGCCACCGGCCGCGCGGCTGTTGCTGGGCACGCTGGCCTACGTGGCACACCGGTCCCGGGCCTGA
- the ftsY gene encoding signal recognition particle-docking protein FtsY produces MELILAVVIAVVVLGVLGGLVVGSRRKKPLPPAPPTTPDITAPPAEPHVGDEAETPRDEPRRTIEEVDLPDGSASAPVAVEEPPAAPAIEIPEPTAGRLVRLRARLSRSQNALGKGLLTLLSREHLDDDTWEEIEDTLLTADVGVQPTQELVERLRERVRVLGTRTPAELRTLLREELLKILVPEFDRAVNTDSPLDTPGIVMVVGVNGTGKTTTTGKLARVLVADGKNVVLGAADTFRAAAADQLQTWGERVGARTVRGPEGGDPASIAFDAVKEGIEEGADVVLIDTAGRLHTKTGLMDELGKVKRVVEKHAPLDEILLVLDATTGQNGLVQARVFAEVVDITGIVLTKLDGTAKGGIVIAVQRELGVPVKLVGLGEGADDLAPFEPEAFVDALIGE; encoded by the coding sequence ATGGAACTCATCCTTGCTGTAGTCATCGCCGTGGTCGTGCTCGGCGTGCTGGGCGGGCTCGTCGTAGGCAGCCGCAGGAAGAAGCCGCTGCCCCCGGCTCCCCCCACGACACCCGACATCACCGCCCCTCCGGCCGAGCCGCATGTCGGCGACGAGGCCGAGACGCCGCGCGACGAACCGCGCCGGACCATCGAGGAGGTGGATCTCCCGGACGGCTCGGCGTCGGCGCCCGTGGCCGTCGAGGAACCGCCCGCCGCCCCCGCGATCGAGATCCCCGAGCCGACCGCCGGCCGTCTGGTACGGCTGCGCGCCCGGCTCTCCCGCTCACAGAACGCGCTGGGCAAGGGGCTGCTCACGCTGCTCTCGCGCGAGCACCTCGACGACGACACCTGGGAGGAGATCGAGGACACCCTCCTCACCGCCGACGTCGGCGTCCAGCCCACCCAGGAACTGGTCGAACGGTTGCGCGAGCGGGTGCGGGTCCTCGGAACCCGCACCCCTGCGGAGCTGCGCACGCTGCTGCGTGAGGAACTGCTGAAGATCCTCGTCCCGGAGTTCGACCGCGCGGTCAACACCGACTCACCGCTCGACACCCCGGGCATCGTGATGGTCGTCGGCGTCAACGGCACCGGCAAGACCACGACCACCGGCAAGCTCGCGCGCGTCCTCGTCGCCGACGGCAAGAACGTCGTCCTCGGCGCCGCCGACACCTTCCGGGCCGCGGCCGCCGATCAGCTCCAGACCTGGGGCGAGCGCGTCGGCGCCCGTACCGTGCGCGGTCCCGAGGGTGGCGACCCGGCGTCGATCGCCTTCGACGCCGTCAAGGAGGGCATCGAGGAGGGCGCCGACGTCGTCCTCATCGACACCGCCGGCCGACTGCACACCAAGACCGGCCTCATGGACGAGCTCGGCAAGGTCAAGCGCGTCGTCGAGAAGCACGCGCCGCTGGACGAGATCCTGCTCGTCCTCGACGCCACCACCGGTCAGAACGGTCTCGTCCAGGCGCGGGTCTTCGCCGAGGTCGTCGACATCACCGGCATCGTCCTCACCAAGCTTGACGGCACCGCCAAGGGCGGCATCGTCATCGCCGTACAGCGCGAGCTGGGTGTGCCCGTCAAGCTCGTCGGCCTGGGAGAGGGAGCGGACGACCTGGCGCCGTTCGAGCCGGAGGCGTTCGTGGACGCCCTCATCGGTGAATGA
- a CDS encoding LLM class flavin-dependent oxidoreductase produces the protein MPVTVVRFNLVEPGATPTSLRARYRAAVEMAAYADEQGVSTVQTEEHHGVENNWLPSPFVFAGAVFGATRRIAVTVSAVIGPLHDPLRLAEDIAVLDLVSGGRLVTVAGIGYRPEEYAQFDVDWKGRGKLQDEVLQTLLRAWTGEPFAYRGRTVRVTPRPGTEPHPLLLVGGSSKAAARRAARLGLPFFPSAHLPELESYYKERLVEYGTEGWTMMPAAETPLLHVAEDPDRAWAEYGKHFLHEARTYASWQSAGIRSAVRSGAATVAELRAEGVYRIVTPDECVALGLDNYVLHPLVGGMPVEEGWRGLRLFAERVLPRLAD, from the coding sequence ATGCCCGTCACGGTCGTCCGTTTCAACCTGGTCGAGCCCGGCGCCACGCCCACCTCGCTCCGGGCCCGCTACCGTGCCGCCGTCGAGATGGCCGCGTACGCCGATGAGCAGGGCGTCAGCACCGTGCAGACGGAGGAGCACCACGGGGTCGAGAACAACTGGCTGCCGTCGCCGTTCGTCTTCGCGGGGGCCGTGTTCGGGGCGACGCGGAGGATCGCGGTCACGGTGTCGGCGGTGATCGGGCCGCTGCACGATCCGCTGCGGCTGGCGGAGGACATCGCCGTACTGGATCTGGTGAGCGGTGGGCGGCTGGTGACCGTCGCCGGGATCGGGTACCGGCCGGAGGAGTACGCGCAGTTCGACGTGGACTGGAAGGGGCGCGGCAAGCTCCAGGACGAGGTGCTGCAGACGCTGCTCCGGGCGTGGACGGGTGAGCCGTTCGCGTACCGGGGGCGCACGGTCCGGGTCACCCCGCGTCCGGGCACCGAGCCGCATCCGCTGCTGCTGGTCGGAGGCTCGTCGAAGGCCGCGGCCCGCAGGGCGGCCCGGCTCGGGCTCCCCTTCTTCCCGAGCGCGCATCTGCCGGAGCTGGAGTCGTACTACAAGGAGCGGCTCGTGGAGTACGGCACGGAGGGCTGGACGATGATGCCCGCCGCGGAGACGCCACTGCTGCACGTCGCGGAGGATCCGGACCGCGCGTGGGCCGAGTACGGCAAGCACTTCCTGCACGAGGCGCGGACGTACGCCTCCTGGCAGTCGGCCGGCATCCGTTCGGCCGTGCGCTCGGGGGCGGCGACGGTGGCGGAGCTGCGCGCGGAGGGTGTGTACCGGATCGTCACGCCGGACGAGTGTGTGGCGCTGGGCCTGGACAACTACGTCCTGCATCCGCTGGTCGGCGGGATGCCGGTCGAGGAGGGCTGGCGTGGTCTGCGTCTGTTCGCCGAGCGGGTGCTGCCGCGCCTGGCCGACTGA